In the genome of Noviherbaspirillum saxi, the window CACCAGGGTGATCTGCGTGAGCTCGCGCGCCAGATCATATGGAAGTCCATGCTCTATTGCGTACATCAAGTAATAAAGCGATCCGATGCCGCGTACGCCAAACCATCCCGCAATGCCGCGGATTCGACGGGTTGTATTTGTTCCGATCAAGCCGATTGCCACACTGAGAGGACGCGCCACAATAAAAAGAAACACGGCGACGCTGACCGTCCTACCGTTCCATACGTCCAGGGACAGCATACCGCCGAGGAGCAGTACCAGCGTCAGTTCCGACAATCGCTCCAAATGTTCCTTGAACACGAGAGATTCCTGGCTCACCGTAGGAGGCACTTCCCTGTCGGGACCGGCAATGGCAGATGCCGATTTCGAGGTATCGGGCTCCATTAAACCGTGACGATTTTTTGGGGTGCCCGCCAGCATTAGTTCTGTTTGACGTAATGCGACACCGGCAAAAAATACGGCAAGAAAGCCCCAGGCTTTAAGCCAGACGGTCAAACCGTAGACCACGGCAATGAGCCCCAACCCGACCAGATCGTCCAACACTTCATGTTTGGAATTGCCGCTCCTGAGGCGCCATCCGAGACGGGCCAGCGCAGCGCCGCTCACAACCCCGATTAGCACTGCACCTGCGGTTGCCCAAAGCACTTCAACCACCAGCCATTGCATCGCCATAGGCCCCAAGTCATGCAGGCCCAGCAAGCCAAGACCAAGCATAACAAACGGAAACGCACTTCCATCGTTCATGCCGGCCTCGCTTGTCAGCGTAAAGCGCAACTGATCCTGGTCGCCCGCATGACGCACCTGCACATCAGTTGCCAGCACCGGGTCGGTGGGCGCCAGAATTGCGCCCAACAGGACGCCCGCCCCAAGCGGCAATTCAAGAATGAAATACGAGAAGGCGGCAACCAAACCCACGGTGACGGTCATCGATACCCACGCAAGACGGATCGGCGGCCCCCACCGCTTCAGGGTCACCGGCACCGGCATCTTCACTCCAGCCGAAAACAGCGATATCAGTACTGCGATCTCGGTAAGCACCTCTAGCAGCGCGGATTGCTCCAGTGGATCAAAGTGAAAGACGTTCAGGAATGTGGGACCAAGAATAAGTCCGGCGCTGAGGTAAACGATGGCGCTTGTGAACGGTAGACGCGAAATCGTCGTGGCTGCCAGTCCGCGCGCAAGCATCAGGATGCCAATCAATACGAACCATTGTGTGTTTGTCATTCATTGCCGCCCGTTCCATGTGCCTGCTTATATGACAACATGCCAGAAAATATAATTCTTGGAATTCAAGCCTTGACGGCTAGCCCGGCAACACGCCTCATGAAACGTTATGCCTTTACCCAAGCTTTGCATCTTTATGGCTTTTGCCAACGAACTTACGAGCCTGAAAACAAGTCGAATTGCACTGGGGTACTTTGTCAGGCGACGGACATGCAAACCTTACTCGACATGGATTTCAGCATTGCAGAACATGCGGCGGATTCCATCTTCATAACGGACACGGAAGCTCACGTCGTCTACCAGAACCCCGAAGCACGCCGAATGTTCCGCTTGTCGGACCAGGAGTTATATGGGCAAAGGGTGATCGACAAGATTGCCCACCAGTATCCGGAAGGAAATCCGGATACCCTTGAGCAATGCAAGGTGTACCGTGCCGCAACCTATGGCGAAACTGCAAGGGACTTCATCTGGCGGGTATATCGTGCCGACGGCTCGCCGTTTTACGTGTCCTGTACAGCTTCTCCGCATTACAACAAAGAGGGCATCCGTGTCGGTGCGGTATTTTTTGCAACCGATATTACGGCCCGCAGGAATGCTGAAGAAGCGCTGGTCAAAAGCACGGAAAAACTCCAGCTTGCGATCGAGGCGGCGGAACTCGGCATGTTCGATTACTTCCCCCAGACAACAGAAGTCGTCTGGTCGGAAAAGATGCGCGAGCACTTCGGATTGCCCTCCGATTCAATAATCAACTCGAATACGTTTTATCTGGGTTTACACGCTGATGATCGCGAACGAATACGGAGCATCATCGAAGAAGCGTCACGTCCGGGTGCAGGTGGGCGATATCAGGTGGAATTCAGGACGATCGGTTTGACAGACGGCCAACAGCGATGGATTTTTCTGCGCGGCCAGGTCCATTTCGACGCCGATGGAAACGCGATACGGCGCGTCGGCGTCACCGTCGATATCACAGAGAAGTACGAAGCCGAGAAACGGCTACAGGTAGCCGCCCAGCATGACAGTCTTACCGGTCTGCCGAACCGTGCATTGCTGTTTGAATATTGCGAACATCTTCTCGCACAAGCCGAACGAATTGGCGCCAACAGCGCCGTTCTCTTCGTGGATCTGGATCGTTTCAAACCGATCAATGATCTGTATGGGCATGAGGTCGGGGACAAGGTGCTACAGGAAGTTGCGCGCCGCCTGTTGCATTGCACACGCAAGGAAGACGTGGTGAGCCGCCTTGGCGGCGACGAATTCATTGTCGTCTTGCCGCGTGTGCACGGAAGCCAGGATCCGGAAACCGTCGCGCAACATATCCTCGAGACCGTGGCACGCCCCATCCCCATTGATTCGCTGCAGGTGGCGGTATCTCCTTCGATCGGCATCAGCCTGTTTCGAAAGCATGCCGAAGACCTTGCCGGATTGATACGCTGCGCCGATCTTGCAATGTATGCGGCCAAGCGCGCCGGCCGCAATACCTTCAGGATCTATA includes:
- a CDS encoding cation:proton antiporter — its product is MTNTQWFVLIGILMLARGLAATTISRLPFTSAIVYLSAGLILGPTFLNVFHFDPLEQSALLEVLTEIAVLISLFSAGVKMPVPVTLKRWGPPIRLAWVSMTVTVGLVAAFSYFILELPLGAGVLLGAILAPTDPVLATDVQVRHAGDQDQLRFTLTSEAGMNDGSAFPFVMLGLGLLGLHDLGPMAMQWLVVEVLWATAGAVLIGVVSGAALARLGWRLRSGNSKHEVLDDLVGLGLIAVVYGLTVWLKAWGFLAVFFAGVALRQTELMLAGTPKNRHGLMEPDTSKSASAIAGPDREVPPTVSQESLVFKEHLERLSELTLVLLLGGMLSLDVWNGRTVSVAVFLFIVARPLSVAIGLIGTNTTRRIRGIAGWFGVRGIGSLYYLMYAIEHGLPYDLARELTQITLVVIMLSIFIHGTSVKPLMERFWRS
- a CDS encoding EAL domain-containing protein, giving the protein MQTLLDMDFSIAEHAADSIFITDTEAHVVYQNPEARRMFRLSDQELYGQRVIDKIAHQYPEGNPDTLEQCKVYRAATYGETARDFIWRVYRADGSPFYVSCTASPHYNKEGIRVGAVFFATDITARRNAEEALVKSTEKLQLAIEAAELGMFDYFPQTTEVVWSEKMREHFGLPSDSIINSNTFYLGLHADDRERIRSIIEEASRPGAGGRYQVEFRTIGLTDGQQRWIFLRGQVHFDADGNAIRRVGVTVDITEKYEAEKRLQVAAQHDSLTGLPNRALLFEYCEHLLAQAERIGANSAVLFVDLDRFKPINDLYGHEVGDKVLQEVARRLLHCTRKEDVVSRLGGDEFIVVLPRVHGSQDPETVAQHILETVARPIPIDSLQVAVSPSIGISLFRKHAEDLAGLIRCADLAMYAAKRAGRNTFRIYMPEHQQFAIDKVQLEQQLKDALDANKLTLLYQPVIDIATGQVVGAEALIRLADANGTLLSPDQFIPIAESAGLIDRLGLWVAREACRQQQHWQDTGLSIPSMAINVSASQFRHPEFASRITQTIDESGMDPTCLEIELTESTVMDNITEAIAKLTHLKSRGVRIVLDDVGTGYSNLSHLSNLPLDKLKIDRSFTDQLESNESSQSIADTIIGLGRALNLEVVGEGIESEGAMRYLRHHGCDQAQGYLFSKPLSAHDFESWYRAHDGHCH